Below is a genomic region from Cloeon dipterum chromosome 2, ieCloDipt1.1, whole genome shotgun sequence.
TCCTTGTCATCCTCCAGCTGAACCTTGGTGCCGCCGTACTCCGGAAGCAGAACTTTGTCTCCGATTTTAACACAGACTGGGATAACGACTCCCttctgaaaatgaattatatttagaaataaaattaacgtcAATTTGAAGGTCAATTACATTGTTCCTCTGGCCAGGACCGACAGCGATGACTTCGCCCTGCAGGACTTTGGTTTGTGCTTTTTCAGGGATCACAATGCCCCCTTTCGTCCTAGTGACGGCCTCAGCCCGTCGCACCAAAATTCTGTCGAAAAGGGGAAGCAGTTTCTTTGCTACGAGAGACTGAAATCAACGTAAGTCAGCGTTAGCGAGTGTTTAAAATGTATGCATGGGGCCAAAGGCCATGTGATTCAATGCCGGGTCGCTTTTCTTACTATccaaaatcatgaaaattcgGAATTTGTGGTGTGTAGAGGGAAAAGTTCATCTTACCATTATTGTGGATTTGTTGGGGGCTTCGGGGAAtgttaaaatgcaaaagtgTGCGATGAGTCGCTGCTGCCttcaagttaaattaaagagctGCGGCACGAACGAGCTTCTTTACTCGAGATGATCGTAAAATGAGAcgaaagagggcgtaacctaCGCCGGCGTGCATGAGAAAAGTCGGCTCTTTTACTGTTTGCCGgtttaaaactataaaaatatgaaagaaattacgttttatatttaattttgcagcatttatttgcatttacaagactttttatttaaaaatttcggtGTAAAGCAGGGTATTGCATCACATTCTAGATAAATCCAGTGCGCTTTAACATTGCCGGCCCGCCAGCGCTCACAACGTCACTTTCGACGTTTCCAGAAAGGCACAAAACGCAATTTTGCTCGCTAGGGGGCCGCCCACCATTGTTCTAACTCGATCTTTCAGGCCATGTGCGATCGCCTTTGCCGCAGCTGAAACTAGAAGTCTCTGAAGTTATAGTTTTGCGCTTGCAATTATCGAAAGAAGCCTTTATTTTCGTCGCAAACaaggaatttaaatcatattaaaggtaatttatttcaaaatttggttaaaaagcCATCAAAACTCGGGAAACTTGTGTCGTAACCTTTGAACTCGGTGTACCGGGTGATTTTCAGTCGGCACCACCTTCGGTCAAGttcaattatgattttatttttcagatgtATCGCCTGCCAGCCGTATTGCGAACCGTCGCCAGCCGCCAGCTCTTCCCCAGCAAGACGGCCCTCCGCCACTACGCCAAAGATGTCCGTTTCGGGGCTGATGTAAGAGCAGAGATGCTCAAAGGCGTCGACATTCTCGCCGATGCGGTCGCAGTTACCATGGGCCCCAAAGTAGGCGTTTTTAAAGCAACACCAAggtcatttgattttattttcaaatttcagggCCGAAACGTAATTCTGGAGCAGTCATGGGGCAGCCCCAAGATCACAAAGGACGGCGTGACCGTGGCCAAGGGAATCGAACTGAAGGACAAATTCCAGAACATCGGCGCCCGCCTCGTGCAGGACGTGGCCAACAACACGAACGAAGAGGCCGGCGACGGCACCACCACGGCCACCGTGCTCGCCAGGGCCATCGCTAAGGAAGGCTTCGAGAAGATCAGCAAGGGCGCCAACCCCGTTGAAATCAGGAGGGGAGTCATGACCGCTGTCGACACAGTCATTGAACATCTGAAGAAAATGTCCAAGCCAGTCACTTCTCCCGAGGAAATCGCTCAGGTGGCCACTATTTCCGCGAATGGTGACCAGACGATAGGAAATCTCATCTCGGACGCCATGAAGAAGGTCGGCAAAGAGGGCGTCATCACGGTTAAGGACGGAAAGACTTTGAATGATGAGCTCGAGGTTATTGAGGGAATGAAATTCGACAGAGGCTATATTTCTCCTTACTTCATCAATACTgccaaaggtaaaaattaattatttgaatttcttcaggaaaattttgaaaatgattcattttctcgcgtttaaatgaaatatatatacactACTAAAAAccagaagttaaaaaaaaacttcactTTAAAGGTGTAGAGAGGTGTTAATTTTCCTagctaacaatttttaattcacaggTGCCAAGGTTGAATACCAAGACGCTTTGGTGCTGTTTAGCGAGACCAAGATCTCTAGCGTCCAGTCGATCATTCCCGCCCTCGAATTGGCCAACTCTCAAAGAAAACCTCTAATCATCCTTGCTGAGGACATCGATGGCGAGGCCCTGAGCACCCTTGTCGTTAACAGGTGCGGTTTCAATTTGAAGTAAACTAAAACTGAGAGTAACGAATGATATTTCTAGGCTGAAGATCGGTCTGCAGGTCGCTGCTGTCAAGGCTCCCGGCTTCGGAGACAACCGCAAGGCTACCCTGACTGACATGGCGATTGCCACTGGTGGCATTGTCTTCGGAGATGAGAGCAACTTGGTCAAGCTGGAGGATATTCAGTTGGCCGATCTCGGTGTTGTTGGTGAAGTTTCCATCACCAAGGATGACACTCTTTTCCTCAAGGTTAGgactgaattttataaaaattagaacgaATAATGTTCGTgaaacagtttttaaaattactcataGGGTTGGAAGGtcaaattcttttgaaatgaccattctacatttttttaatcaggtGTTTTCTTTCCAATTGTACCGAGATGTGTCATCAAGAAATGACATGTCTTTTTTTCTAATGGATGATATTATGTTATTacgtaatttcaaaatggttGCGAAATAACAGTGTTGCAGGAGTGATACCAGGTTACATCATTGTTTATCATGCTAAAGCATGATATTTTCCAAGCTaaaactttgcaattttttcatttattttgtttacgaTTTGCTTAGATAGGCAGGACGCTTGGGTGAAGGCGGCGACCGACAGGTTGCTGCTTAAGCTCGTGAGTGGCCGATGGAGCTGCCTGTGCAGTATATTCCTAGCCACAGCGTCCGAAATTAACTCTGTCCTCGCCTTTGGGCTGAGGACGGCGCGAGTATATTCCTTGTGCTCCGTGAGTCCATTGGGCAGTGAAACGTGGGCAATGGCCATACTCGcgacatttcaatatttctgcATAAAGATGATTTCTTTCCTACTAAAAGTAATTAACTACATTGTCATACTTaagaattcataaaaaattgtgcatcCGGACCTGTTGTAAACCCTGATAAGTGGTCGTAATAATATCTTCGTTTGATTTGATTAATCCTTGTCGGCTCTGGgcttcacaaaatattatgaatgatttcatattatttattccgcTGAATTCCAGGAACCTTTTATGATATGAATGGATTAATCGCTAAATATTcatatgaaattgaaaaaagg
It encodes:
- the LOC135937246 gene encoding 10 kDa heat shock protein, mitochondrial — encoded protein: MSLVAKKLLPLFDRILVRRAEAVTRTKGGIVIPEKAQTKVLQGEVIAVGPGQRNNKGVVIPVCVKIGDKVLLPEYGGTKVQLEDDKEYHLFKETDILAKIES
- the Hsp60A gene encoding heat shock protein 60A, translating into MYRLPAVLRTVASRQLFPSKTALRHYAKDVRFGADVRAEMLKGVDILADAVAVTMGPKGRNVILEQSWGSPKITKDGVTVAKGIELKDKFQNIGARLVQDVANNTNEEAGDGTTTATVLARAIAKEGFEKISKGANPVEIRRGVMTAVDTVIEHLKKMSKPVTSPEEIAQVATISANGDQTIGNLISDAMKKVGKEGVITVKDGKTLNDELEVIEGMKFDRGYISPYFINTAKGAKVEYQDALVLFSETKISSVQSIIPALELANSQRKPLIILAEDIDGEALSTLVVNRLKIGLQVAAVKAPGFGDNRKATLTDMAIATGGIVFGDESNLVKLEDIQLADLGVVGEVSITKDDTLFLKGKGKADDISRRVEQIKDQIENTTSEYEKEKLQERLARLSSGVALLKIGGSSEVEVNEKKDRVTDALNATRAAVEEGIVPGGGTALIRCIPHLASLKAANPDQQTGIDIVKKALRMPCITIAKNAGVDGSVVVAKVEDAAPEIGYDAMNNEYVNMIQKGIIDPTKVVRTALTDAAGVASLLTTAEAVVCELPKEEKEGGMPGMGGMGGMGGMGGMGGMM